A portion of the Limosilactobacillus reuteri genome contains these proteins:
- the dnaA gene encoding chromosomal replication initiator protein DnaA: MTELDSLWEAIQNSFRQDTTPVTFDTLIAPAKAISLSQNQLEIEVPTPVHRDFWRKNLNTQLKEFAQRELGRNIEPHYILEGEFTYTNKKTEDDPTPSFEMDTPLNPHYNFGTFVVGEGNKMAHAAAFAVAESPGSLYNPLFIYGGVGLGKTHLMEAIGNHMLQVNPNSRVKYVTSEDFTNDYINAIRNNTTEQLREEYRNLDLLLIDDIQFLANKEGTQLEFFNTFNALHDRKKQIVMTSDRIPNEIPELQDRLVSRFRWGLTVEITPPDLETRIAILRSKVEEDHIDIGNDTLNYIAGQIDTNIRELEGALTKVQAFANLSGERITPSLASQALKGLHRVAKNEISIATIQKQVADFYNITQGDILGKKRVKQIVMPRQIAMYLSRELTNSSLPKIGNEFGGKDHTTVLHAIDKIEAELKKDTDLQNDITKLKAKLRS, encoded by the coding sequence TTGACTGAGCTCGATTCTCTGTGGGAAGCGATCCAAAATTCATTTCGTCAGGATACCACTCCGGTTACCTTTGACACTTTGATTGCTCCGGCAAAAGCAATTTCTCTCTCTCAAAATCAACTGGAAATCGAGGTGCCCACTCCGGTGCACCGCGATTTTTGGCGCAAAAATTTAAATACGCAGCTTAAAGAATTCGCTCAACGGGAACTGGGACGAAATATTGAGCCGCATTATATTTTAGAGGGAGAGTTTACCTATACAAATAAAAAAACAGAAGATGATCCAACTCCTTCTTTTGAGATGGATACTCCTCTTAATCCTCATTACAACTTTGGAACATTCGTTGTTGGAGAAGGAAATAAAATGGCACACGCTGCAGCATTTGCCGTTGCCGAAAGCCCCGGCAGCCTTTACAACCCACTCTTTATTTATGGGGGGGTTGGTTTAGGAAAGACCCACTTAATGGAAGCGATCGGTAACCATATGCTTCAAGTTAATCCAAATTCGCGTGTCAAATATGTGACGAGTGAGGATTTTACCAACGATTATATCAATGCTATTCGTAATAATACCACTGAACAACTAAGAGAAGAATACCGGAACCTCGATCTCCTATTAATTGATGATATTCAATTTTTAGCTAACAAAGAGGGGACTCAACTAGAATTTTTCAATACTTTTAATGCCCTTCATGATCGTAAAAAACAAATCGTTATGACATCTGATCGAATTCCAAATGAGATTCCTGAACTGCAAGACCGGCTTGTATCACGTTTCAGGTGGGGACTTACTGTCGAAATTACCCCTCCTGACTTAGAAACGCGAATTGCCATTTTACGGAGCAAAGTTGAGGAAGATCATATTGATATTGGAAACGACACCCTTAACTATATTGCCGGTCAAATTGATACAAACATTCGTGAATTAGAAGGAGCCTTAACAAAGGTTCAAGCATTTGCTAATTTAAGCGGTGAGCGAATCACGCCGAGTCTGGCATCTCAAGCATTAAAAGGGCTTCACCGCGTTGCCAAAAACGAAATATCAATCGCTACAATTCAAAAACAAGTTGCTGATTTTTATAATATAACTCAGGGAGATATCCTCGGTAAAAAGCGAGTTAAACAAATCGTTATGCCTCGTCAAATCGCCATGTACCTTTCTCGAGAACTCACCAATTCCTCTTTGCCAAAAATTGGCAACGAATTCGGCGGCAAAGACCACACCACCGTTTTACATGCTATCGATAAAATCGAGGCAGAACTAAAAAAGGATACTGACTTACAAAACGATATTACAAAATTAAAAGCTAAACTAAGATCATAA
- the dnaN gene encoding DNA polymerase III subunit beta, which translates to MNFTINRSTFISQLNNVLRAISSKTTIPILTGLKMVVNEDNIVLTGSNSDITIESVINANDADNDLTIEDTGAIVLPARFFSDIVKKLPDKKVTIEVTSGFQADITSGSAKFQINGQDAENFPHLPEIETNKSVTLPNDILKEVIRQTVIAVSKQESRPILAGVHMTLKDGILTAVATDSHRLAQRKVVLENIDNGIDFDVIIPGKSMEELSGMISDVHEDVQMQVTENQVLFIFGNTHFYSRLLDGNYPETSQLIPQTADTTVELEAGTFLSSIERASLLSHESRNDVVKLSLKPSENLVRISGDSPDIGTVEEEVVTSALDGNDLEISFNPNYMKDALRSFGQATIKISFTSPLRPFTLVPTEDQENFVHLITPVRTF; encoded by the coding sequence ATGAATTTTACAATTAACCGATCTACATTCATTAGTCAACTAAATAATGTTTTACGTGCTATTTCATCTAAAACCACAATTCCAATTCTTACTGGATTAAAGATGGTCGTAAACGAAGACAACATTGTGTTAACTGGTAGCAATTCTGACATCACTATCGAAAGTGTTATTAATGCTAATGATGCTGATAACGATTTAACAATTGAAGACACTGGCGCTATTGTATTACCAGCCCGCTTCTTCAGTGATATTGTTAAAAAGCTGCCAGACAAAAAAGTAACTATTGAAGTTACAAGCGGTTTTCAAGCAGATATTACTTCCGGTTCAGCTAAGTTCCAAATTAATGGCCAAGATGCTGAAAACTTTCCCCATTTACCAGAAATTGAAACTAACAAATCAGTAACCCTTCCTAACGACATCCTTAAAGAAGTAATTCGTCAAACTGTTATTGCGGTATCTAAACAAGAAAGTCGCCCAATCCTTGCCGGGGTGCATATGACGTTAAAAGATGGCATTCTAACAGCTGTTGCAACAGATAGTCACCGACTTGCACAACGGAAAGTGGTCCTTGAAAATATCGATAACGGCATAGATTTTGATGTGATTATTCCCGGAAAGAGCATGGAAGAACTTTCTGGAATGATTAGCGATGTCCATGAAGATGTACAAATGCAAGTAACTGAAAATCAAGTATTGTTTATCTTTGGTAATACTCATTTCTATTCTCGATTACTAGACGGAAACTACCCTGAAACTAGTCAGTTAATTCCACAAACTGCTGATACGACAGTTGAACTAGAAGCTGGGACATTTTTATCATCAATTGAGCGTGCTTCACTTTTATCTCATGAAAGCCGTAACGATGTGGTTAAGTTAAGTCTAAAGCCATCAGAAAATCTTGTCCGAATTAGTGGTGATTCTCCAGATATCGGTACCGTTGAAGAAGAGGTAGTCACGTCTGCTCTTGATGGTAATGATCTTGAAATCTCGTTCAATCCTAACTACATGAAAGATGCCTTGCGTTCTTTTGGTCAAGCGACGATCAAGATTTCATTTACTTCACCATTGCGACCATTTACCTTGGTGCCAACAGAAGATCAAGAAAATTTTGTCCACTTAATTACGCCAGTACGGACATTCTAA
- the yaaA gene encoding S4 domain-containing protein YaaA, whose translation MEEKSVLIDSPFITLGQLLKEEGIIPTGGAAKWFLKENTVLVNDEPYDRRGRKLYPEDKIQIPDHQLLVIKSK comes from the coding sequence ATGGAAGAAAAGTCAGTGTTGATTGATAGTCCATTTATTACACTCGGCCAGTTACTCAAAGAAGAGGGGATTATTCCTACTGGCGGAGCAGCTAAATGGTTTCTAAAAGAAAATACTGTATTAGTAAATGATGAGCCGTATGATCGGCGGGGACGCAAATTGTATCCCGAAGATAAGATTCAAATTCCTGACCACCAATTACTTGTTATTAAGAGTAAGTAG
- the gyrB gene encoding DNA topoisomerase (ATP-hydrolyzing) subunit B: protein MELASEYDASQIQVLKGLDAVRKRPGMYIGSTSAQGLHHLVWEIVDNGIDEALAGFCDEINVVVNPDNSITVKDNGRGIPVDTQKETGKSALETVFTVLHAGGKFGGGGYKVSGGLHGVGASVVNALSTELDVKVARQGKRYYMDFDHGHVKSAMKVIEEGLPETEHGTTVHFKPDPEIFRETTTYNIKTLTDRLRELAFLNKGLKITIEDLRQADHERKKFHYEGGIRHYVEYLNEDQNVLFDPPIYVEGKENDITVEVSLQYTDSYSSNLLTFTNNIHTYEGGTHETGFKMALTRVINDYGHKAGVLKSNETLSGDDVREGLTAVVSIKHPDPQFEGQTKTKLGNSDARTATDHVFAATFNRFLLEHPDEARQIIEKGQLASKARVAAKRAREVTRKKSGLEISNLPGKLADNTSKDPEISELFIVEGDSAGGSAKQGRSRLTQAILPIRGKILNVEKATLDRVLANDEIRSLFTALGTGFGDDFDITKANYHKLIIMTDADVDGAHIRTLLLTLFYRFMKPMITHGYVYIAQPPLYQVRQGKFVKYIDSDEELEQVVSSLQPSPKPVIQRYKGLGEMDAEQLWETTMDPENRHLLRVKLDDAEQADKIFPMLMGTKVGPRRDFIEQNAKFVENLDL from the coding sequence ATGGAATTGGCTAGCGAATACGATGCTAGTCAAATTCAGGTTTTAAAGGGATTGGATGCAGTTCGAAAGCGTCCCGGAATGTACATTGGTTCCACTTCAGCCCAGGGACTTCATCACCTTGTTTGGGAAATTGTCGATAACGGAATTGATGAAGCCTTAGCAGGATTCTGTGATGAAATTAATGTTGTAGTTAATCCAGATAACAGTATTACTGTTAAGGATAATGGTCGTGGAATTCCAGTTGATACGCAAAAAGAAACTGGAAAGTCAGCCTTAGAAACGGTCTTTACTGTTCTGCACGCCGGAGGAAAATTTGGCGGCGGTGGATATAAGGTTTCTGGAGGTCTTCACGGGGTAGGAGCTTCTGTTGTAAATGCCTTATCTACTGAATTAGATGTTAAAGTTGCTCGTCAAGGTAAACGTTACTACATGGATTTTGATCATGGTCACGTTAAGTCTGCAATGAAGGTAATTGAAGAGGGACTTCCAGAAACTGAGCATGGTACAACCGTTCACTTTAAGCCGGATCCAGAAATTTTCCGTGAAACAACGACTTACAATATTAAAACTTTAACTGATCGTTTAAGAGAGTTAGCTTTCTTAAATAAGGGACTTAAAATCACGATCGAAGACTTACGACAAGCAGATCATGAACGGAAAAAATTCCATTATGAAGGTGGTATTCGTCATTATGTTGAATACCTTAATGAAGATCAAAATGTTTTATTTGATCCACCAATTTACGTGGAAGGTAAAGAAAATGATATTACTGTTGAAGTTTCCTTACAATATACAGATTCATATAGTAGCAACTTACTAACTTTTACTAACAATATTCATACTTATGAAGGTGGAACTCATGAGACCGGATTTAAGATGGCTCTTACACGCGTTATTAATGACTACGGCCACAAAGCAGGTGTCTTAAAGTCGAATGAGACCTTATCAGGAGATGACGTACGGGAAGGTTTAACTGCGGTTGTCTCCATTAAGCACCCTGATCCGCAATTCGAAGGACAGACTAAGACTAAGTTAGGAAATTCAGATGCACGAACAGCGACTGACCATGTCTTTGCGGCAACATTTAACCGGTTCTTATTAGAACACCCAGACGAAGCGCGACAAATTATTGAAAAAGGTCAACTCGCTTCCAAAGCACGAGTGGCTGCTAAACGGGCACGGGAAGTTACTCGTAAAAAGAGTGGTCTTGAGATTAGCAATTTACCAGGTAAGTTAGCTGATAATACAAGTAAGGATCCGGAAATTTCAGAATTATTTATTGTCGAGGGTGATTCTGCTGGTGGTTCGGCAAAGCAAGGACGTTCACGACTTACCCAGGCAATTCTTCCTATCCGAGGAAAGATCTTAAATGTTGAAAAAGCAACCCTTGACCGAGTTCTAGCTAATGACGAAATTCGTTCTTTATTTACCGCTCTTGGAACAGGTTTTGGGGATGACTTTGATATTACAAAGGCTAATTACCATAAATTAATTATCATGACTGATGCAGATGTCGATGGTGCCCATATTCGGACATTATTATTAACCTTATTCTATCGCTTTATGAAGCCAATGATTACGCATGGATATGTTTATATTGCCCAACCGCCGCTATATCAAGTTCGGCAAGGTAAATTTGTAAAATACATTGACTCTGATGAAGAACTAGAGCAGGTTGTAAGCTCACTGCAGCCAAGTCCTAAGCCAGTTATTCAACGTTACAAAGGGCTAGGTGAAATGGATGCTGAGCAATTATGGGAAACAACAATGGACCCAGAAAATCGGCACCTATTACGAGTAAAACTAGACGACGCAGAACAGGCTGATAAGATTTTCCCAATGCTAATGGGAACCAAGGTCGGACCACGGCGCGACTTTATTGAGCAAAATGCTAAGTTCGTTGAAAACCTTGACCTGTAA
- the ltrA gene encoding group II intron reverse transcriptase/maturase, with product MRQSQKTEQQADRLSRIGLENRKYTRARSTGYGEGKGMSVTIQDLVLDRNNLNQAYLRVKRNKGAAGVDDMTVNDLLPYLRENKTELIASLREGKYKPAPVKRVEIPKPNGGVRRLGIPTVVDRMVQQAVAQILTPIFERIFSDNSFGFRPHRGAHDAISKVVDLYNQGYRRVVDLDLKAYFDNVNHDLMIKYLQQYIDDPWTLRLIRKFLTSGVLDHGLFAKSEKGTPQGGPLSPLLANIYLNELDEELTRRGHHFVRYADDCNIYVKSQRAGERVMRSITQFLEKRLKVKVNPDKTKVGSPLRLKFLGFSLGVDHNGAYARPAKQSQQRVKKALKLLTKRNRGISLTRMFEEIHRKMRGWLQYYSIGKLTNFIQRLDKWLRVRIRQYIWKQWKKFKTKVTNLQKLGLPQHDAYVFASTRKGYWRTAHSKTLSYSLTNRKLEQLGLMNMSKTLQSIQCD from the coding sequence GTGCGACAATCGCAGAAAACAGAACAACAAGCTGACCGCTTGTCGAGGATAGGTTTGGAAAACCGAAAGTACACAAGGGCGCGTAGTACCGGTTATGGTGAAGGTAAAGGTATGAGTGTCACTATCCAAGACCTGGTCTTGGATCGCAATAACCTTAATCAGGCTTATTTGCGAGTTAAGAGAAATAAAGGAGCAGCAGGCGTTGACGATATGACAGTCAATGACCTTCTGCCATATCTCAGAGAAAATAAGACGGAACTGATCGCTAGTTTGCGTGAGGGCAAGTATAAACCAGCTCCAGTCAAACGGGTAGAAATTCCGAAGCCTAATGGTGGAGTAAGAAGACTTGGAATACCAACGGTGGTGGACCGAATGGTTCAACAAGCTGTAGCCCAAATTCTTACGCCTATCTTTGAGCGTATTTTCTCTGATAATAGCTTTGGCTTCCGTCCCCACCGTGGGGCCCATGACGCTATTTCAAAAGTAGTAGATCTTTATAATCAAGGTTATCGAAGAGTTGTCGACTTAGACCTAAAAGCCTATTTTGATAACGTTAATCATGACTTGATGATTAAGTATCTCCAACAATATATTGATGACCCATGGACACTAAGACTCATTCGTAAGTTTCTAACTAGCGGAGTCTTAGACCATGGGCTTTTCGCTAAGAGTGAAAAAGGAACCCCACAAGGAGGGCCATTGTCACCACTACTGGCGAACATCTATCTAAATGAGTTGGACGAAGAGTTGACTAGACGTGGTCACCACTTTGTGCGCTATGCGGATGATTGTAACATCTATGTTAAAAGTCAACGAGCCGGAGAACGAGTAATGCGAAGCATTACCCAGTTTCTAGAAAAGCGCTTGAAAGTTAAAGTGAACCCAGATAAAACCAAAGTCGGTAGCCCGCTACGGTTGAAGTTTCTTGGCTTTTCGTTGGGTGTAGACCACAATGGGGCCTACGCCCGTCCAGCTAAACAATCGCAACAACGAGTAAAGAAAGCACTGAAGTTATTAACTAAACGTAATCGTGGAATATCTCTGACAAGAATGTTTGAAGAAATTCATCGAAAAATGCGTGGGTGGCTTCAGTACTACTCAATTGGGAAACTAACTAACTTTATTCAACGCCTTGACAAGTGGTTGAGGGTCCGAATAAGGCAGTATATTTGGAAGCAATGGAAAAAGTTTAAAACTAAGGTAACTAACTTACAGAAGTTGGGGCTGCCCCAGCATGATGCATATGTCTTCGCTAGTACCCGAAAGGGCTACTGGCGAACTGCACATAGTAAGACCTTGAGCTATTCTCTAACTAATAGAAAACTGGAACAACTCGGACTTATGAATATGTCCAAGACGCTCCAGTCAATTCAATGTGATTAA
- the rpsF gene encoding 30S ribosomal protein S6 — METRKYEITYIIRPDIEESAKSELVDRFDKILADNGATIADSKDWSTRRFAYPIAKYTEGTYHVVNLTTDSDQALNEFDRLAKFSDDILRHMIVKLDA; from the coding sequence ATGGAAACACGCAAATATGAAATTACTTACATCATTCGTCCTGATATCGAAGAATCTGCAAAGAGCGAATTGGTAGACCGATTCGACAAGATCTTGGCGGACAATGGTGCAACTATCGCTGATTCAAAGGATTGGTCAACTCGTCGTTTTGCTTACCCAATCGCTAAGTACACTGAAGGTACTTACCACGTGGTAAACTTAACTACTGATTCCGATCAAGCTTTAAACGAATTTGATCGTTTAGCTAAGTTCAGTGATGATATCCTACGTCACATGATTGTTAAGCTTGATGCTTAA
- the ssb gene encoding single-stranded DNA-binding protein produces the protein MLNRAVLTGRLTRDPELRYTTSGTAVVSFTLAVDRQFRNQNGDRDADFINCVIWRKSAENFSNFTHKGSLVGIEGRIQTRNYENQQGNRVYVTEVVVDNFALLEPRQNGGMNQSGVQQPFNNNQQSFGAQAPQYGSQPQPGNNAPQSNPSPSMDNGFDSNQNAGNQFPGSSDDGGQSIDLADDELPF, from the coding sequence ATGCTTAATCGTGCAGTCTTAACTGGGCGTTTAACAAGAGATCCCGAGTTGCGGTACACAACCAGCGGGACAGCAGTTGTTTCATTTACGTTAGCTGTTGATCGGCAATTCCGAAACCAAAATGGTGATCGTGATGCTGATTTTATCAATTGCGTTATTTGGCGTAAATCCGCTGAAAACTTTAGTAACTTTACGCATAAGGGTTCACTTGTTGGAATTGAAGGGCGTATTCAAACCCGGAATTATGAAAACCAACAGGGTAACCGTGTGTATGTTACCGAAGTTGTTGTAGATAACTTTGCATTGTTAGAACCTCGTCAAAATGGTGGCATGAACCAATCAGGCGTGCAACAACCATTTAATAATAACCAGCAATCGTTTGGTGCTCAGGCTCCACAATATGGCAGTCAACCACAACCTGGAAATAATGCTCCTCAAAGTAATCCGTCACCAAGTATGGATAATGGTTTCGATTCCAATCAAAATGCTGGCAACCAGTTCCCTGGAAGCAGTGATGATGGTGGTCAATCCATTGATTTAGCTGATGACGAATTACCATTCTAA
- the recF gene encoding DNA replication/repair protein RecF (All proteins in this family for which functions are known are DNA-binding proteins that assist the filamentation of RecA onto DNA for the initiation of recombination or recombinational repair.) — protein sequence MILTELHLHHFRNYQDLNVHFNPGVNVLIGHNAQGKTNMLEAIYVLSLTKSHRTSNDHELINWQEKSALISGTVEKSIGKIPLELQFSSKGKKAKVNHLEQARLSQYVGQLNAILFAPEDLSLVKGSPALRRHFMDREFSQMSSKYLYNAGQYRTLLRQKNKYLKQLKYKQQTDRVLLGVLSDQLAAFGAEVIIARQHFLKHLEGWAADLHQEISLNKESLRLEYVNQLKVSDDTTVEEAYQALFKLYQDNEQREIEQGTTIYGPHRDDIRFLVNDKNVQAFGSQGQQRTTALSVKLAEIDLMKEQTGEYPLLLLDDVLSELDTIRQTHLLTAIQNKVQTFLTTTSLSDVARQLINEPTIFEIEHGTLNKEEVK from the coding sequence ATGATTCTGACGGAATTGCATTTACATCACTTTCGAAATTATCAGGATCTAAACGTTCACTTCAACCCTGGAGTGAACGTTTTAATTGGTCATAATGCACAGGGTAAAACGAATATGCTAGAGGCAATCTATGTTCTTTCCCTGACTAAGAGTCATCGAACAAGCAATGACCATGAACTTATTAATTGGCAAGAAAAATCGGCCCTAATAAGTGGCACGGTAGAGAAAAGTATTGGCAAGATTCCACTTGAATTACAATTCTCAAGTAAAGGAAAAAAGGCAAAGGTAAATCATTTAGAACAGGCGCGATTATCACAGTATGTTGGTCAACTAAATGCAATATTATTTGCCCCTGAGGACTTGTCGTTGGTAAAAGGCTCCCCAGCTTTACGCCGCCACTTTATGGATCGAGAGTTTAGCCAGATGAGTAGCAAATACCTCTACAATGCAGGCCAATATCGCACACTCTTACGACAAAAAAACAAATATTTAAAGCAACTAAAATATAAGCAACAAACTGATCGCGTCCTTTTAGGAGTCCTATCTGATCAGCTTGCTGCTTTTGGTGCGGAAGTAATTATTGCCCGTCAACATTTTTTAAAGCACCTTGAAGGATGGGCAGCTGATTTGCATCAAGAAATTTCACTAAATAAGGAATCATTACGGCTTGAATACGTTAATCAATTAAAGGTTAGTGATGATACTACTGTTGAAGAGGCTTATCAGGCACTTTTTAAGTTATATCAGGATAATGAACAGCGTGAAATCGAGCAAGGAACAACAATTTATGGTCCTCATCGGGATGATATCCGCTTTCTGGTAAATGATAAAAATGTGCAGGCGTTTGGATCGCAAGGGCAACAGCGAACGACAGCACTATCAGTAAAACTAGCAGAGATTGATTTGATGAAAGAGCAAACAGGCGAGTATCCATTATTATTATTGGACGATGTGTTATCGGAACTAGATACGATTCGACAAACACACCTGTTAACAGCCATTCAGAATAAAGTTCAAACATTTTTGACGACAACTAGTCTGAGTGATGTTGCTCGCCAGCTAATTAATGAACCCACGATTTTTGAAATTGAACACGGCACTTTGAATAAGGAGGAAGTAAAGTGA
- the gyrA gene encoding DNA gyrase subunit A, with amino-acid sequence MAEQDMPNRITDVNLTSQMKNSFLDYAMSVIVSRALPDVRDGLKPVQRRILYGMNELGVTPDKPYKKSARIVGDVMGKFHPHGDSSIYEGLVRMAQDFSYRYMLVDGHGNFGSVDGDGAAAMRYTEAKMSKIAVEMLRDINKNTVDFHDNYDGTEKEPDVLPARFPNLLVNGASGIAVGMATNIPTHNLGEVINGLHMLMNNPDITTEGLMKAIPGPDFPTGGVVMGKSGIRKAYETGRGTIIVRAKVDIEEQKNGKQRIIVHEIPYMVNKAKLIERIAELARNKDIDGITDVNDETDRDGMRIVIDVRRDASAEVILNNLYKMTLMQTTFNFNMLAIVNGAPKILSLKQILQHYLEHQESVVRRRTEFELKKAQNRAHIVAGLRIALDHIDEIINIIRNSQTSEVAKNELMNNYGLSDRQAQAILDMRLVRLTGLEREKIEDEYQKLMAAIADYKDILAHRERINQIIYDELMEIQKRFGDERRTELQVGDITNIEDEDLIEEEDIIVALTHNGYIKRLPVDEFKSQHRGGRGVKGMGVHKDDFIEQLISSSTHDMLLFFTNSGKVYSMKGYEVPEYGRAAQGIPIINLLGINNKEKISAVINVSHETNDDDKYLFFTTKLGTVKRTAVTEFKNIRSNGLKALNLHENDELIDVEVISEDQPMIIGTHNGYALSFKSSVVRSMGRSAAGVRGIRLRDEDYVIGAAPLNSDSKVLVISENGFGKQTSASEYPIKGRGGLGVKTVNVTAKNGPLVGLTTVNGDEDIMLVTDQGVIIRFGIESVSQTGRSAVGVHLIKMDNGARVATIAKVDKEVDEETEEVTNNSSQEENQPTEN; translated from the coding sequence TTGGCTGAACAAGATATGCCTAATCGGATCACGGATGTAAATCTTACGAGTCAGATGAAAAACTCATTCTTGGATTATGCAATGAGTGTTATTGTTTCACGTGCGCTTCCAGACGTCCGTGATGGATTAAAACCGGTACAACGCCGGATTCTATATGGAATGAATGAATTAGGGGTTACTCCCGATAAGCCTTACAAGAAGTCAGCCCGGATTGTCGGGGATGTAATGGGTAAGTTCCACCCACATGGTGACTCTTCAATTTATGAAGGACTTGTGCGGATGGCTCAAGACTTTAGTTATCGTTACATGCTTGTTGATGGTCACGGTAACTTCGGGTCAGTTGATGGTGATGGAGCGGCCGCCATGCGTTATACCGAAGCAAAGATGAGCAAAATTGCAGTTGAAATGCTTCGGGATATCAATAAAAATACCGTTGATTTCCATGATAACTATGATGGTACTGAAAAAGAACCGGATGTATTACCAGCTCGTTTTCCTAATTTATTAGTTAACGGTGCCTCAGGGATTGCCGTGGGGATGGCTACTAATATTCCAACCCATAATTTAGGTGAGGTTATTAATGGCCTGCATATGTTAATGAATAACCCCGATATTACAACGGAAGGACTAATGAAGGCTATTCCTGGTCCCGACTTTCCAACTGGTGGAGTAGTAATGGGTAAGTCCGGTATTCGTAAAGCTTATGAAACTGGCCGGGGAACTATTATTGTTCGAGCAAAAGTTGATATTGAAGAACAGAAGAATGGTAAGCAACGGATCATTGTTCACGAAATTCCATACATGGTTAATAAGGCAAAGTTAATTGAACGAATTGCTGAATTAGCTCGAAATAAAGATATCGATGGAATTACTGATGTTAATGACGAAACTGACCGTGACGGAATGCGAATCGTAATTGATGTTCGTCGTGATGCTAGTGCGGAAGTTATCTTGAATAACCTTTACAAGATGACCTTGATGCAAACAACTTTTAACTTCAATATGCTAGCAATTGTTAATGGTGCTCCAAAGATTTTAAGCTTAAAACAAATTTTGCAACATTATCTGGAACACCAAGAATCAGTTGTACGGCGACGGACAGAATTTGAATTAAAGAAAGCCCAGAATCGTGCGCACATTGTTGCCGGATTGCGGATCGCTTTAGACCATATTGATGAGATAATTAATATTATTCGTAATTCACAAACAAGTGAAGTAGCGAAAAATGAGTTGATGAATAATTATGGTTTATCAGATCGGCAGGCACAAGCTATTCTTGATATGCGGTTAGTTCGGTTGACTGGCCTAGAACGTGAAAAGATAGAGGATGAATATCAAAAATTAATGGCAGCAATTGCCGATTACAAGGATATTCTTGCTCATCGCGAACGGATTAATCAAATCATTTATGACGAATTGATGGAAATTCAAAAACGTTTTGGGGATGAACGACGGACTGAGCTTCAAGTTGGTGATATTACTAATATTGAAGATGAAGACCTAATTGAAGAAGAAGATATTATCGTTGCCTTGACCCACAATGGATACATTAAACGTCTTCCGGTTGATGAATTTAAGTCTCAGCATCGTGGCGGCCGTGGTGTTAAGGGAATGGGAGTTCATAAAGATGACTTTATTGAACAATTAATTTCTAGTTCAACTCATGATATGTTACTCTTCTTCACTAATTCAGGAAAAGTATACTCAATGAAGGGGTATGAAGTTCCTGAATATGGTCGGGCTGCTCAAGGAATTCCAATTATTAATCTTCTTGGCATTAATAATAAAGAGAAGATTAGCGCTGTTATTAATGTTTCACATGAAACTAACGATGATGATAAATACCTCTTCTTTACTACCAAGCTAGGAACCGTTAAACGAACAGCAGTAACAGAATTTAAGAATATTCGAAGCAATGGATTGAAGGCGCTCAACCTTCATGAAAACGATGAATTGATCGATGTAGAAGTTATTAGTGAGGATCAGCCAATGATTATTGGTACTCATAATGGGTATGCGCTTAGCTTTAAATCATCGGTTGTTCGATCAATGGGACGAAGCGCAGCTGGAGTTCGTGGAATTCGCTTACGAGATGAAGACTACGTAATTGGTGCTGCCCCTCTTAATTCTGATAGCAAGGTTCTTGTAATTAGTGAAAATGGTTTTGGAAAGCAAACGTCTGCTTCTGAATACCCAATTAAAGGACGAGGCGGACTAGGCGTTAAGACAGTTAATGTTACTGCAAAGAATGGTCCATTAGTTGGTTTAACGACTGTCAATGGTGATGAAGATATCATGTTAGTTACCGACCAGGGAGTAATTATTCGTTTTGGCATTGAAAGTGTATCGCAAACTGGACGATCTGCTGTTGGTGTTCACTTAATTAAGATGGATAATGGTGCCCGTGTTGCTACGATTGCAAAGGTGGATAAAGAAGTCGATGAGGAGACTGAAGAAGTAACTAATAATTCCTCACAAGAAGAAAATCAACCAACAGAAAATTAA